A single Cellulomonas sp. SLBN-39 DNA region contains:
- a CDS encoding PilN domain-containing protein, with translation MSTVLDRGRTRGKQKTTAPAPARTVVPTMPQVNLLPPEVRAARSLAVVKRWLGISLLAVVVVVGLAYAFAQLVRAQADNELADADAQTMQLQAEERQYAEVPLVLGQIADIEEARLVGTATEIPWKPYVDAIAAVLPADVSIDSLSVQGPSPFAAPTDPLDPLQGASIGSISFEMRSKTVPNTSDMLDAFAGVPGLADPWVSSVTASEEEGSTFYAVSATVQLTESTLSGRFEDVPDEATDEDAADAAATEGEG, from the coding sequence ATGAGCACCGTCCTGGACCGCGGCAGGACCCGCGGCAAGCAGAAGACGACGGCCCCGGCGCCCGCGCGCACGGTCGTCCCGACGATGCCGCAGGTCAACCTGCTGCCCCCGGAGGTCCGCGCCGCCCGCTCGCTCGCGGTCGTCAAGCGCTGGCTGGGGATCTCCCTGCTCGCGGTCGTCGTGGTCGTCGGCCTGGCGTACGCGTTCGCCCAGCTGGTGCGCGCGCAGGCCGACAACGAGCTCGCCGACGCCGACGCGCAGACGATGCAGCTGCAGGCCGAGGAGCGCCAGTACGCCGAGGTGCCGCTCGTGCTGGGGCAGATCGCCGACATCGAGGAGGCCCGGCTGGTGGGCACCGCGACGGAGATCCCGTGGAAGCCGTACGTCGACGCGATCGCCGCGGTCCTGCCCGCCGACGTGAGCATCGACTCGCTGTCCGTGCAGGGCCCGTCGCCGTTCGCCGCGCCGACCGACCCGCTCGACCCGCTGCAGGGCGCGAGCATCGGCTCCATCTCCTTCGAGATGCGCAGCAAGACCGTGCCGAACACGTCCGACATGCTCGACGCCTTCGCGGGCGTGCCCGGCCTGGCGGACCCGTGGGTGTCGTCGGTGACGGCGTCCGAGGAGGAGGGCTCGACGTTCTACGCCGTGTCGGCGACCGTCCAGCTGACCGAGAGCACGCTCTCGGGCCGGTTCGAGGACGTCCCGGACGAGGCGACGGACGAGGACGCGGCCGACGCGGCCGCCACCGAGGGGGAGGGCTGA